The genomic interval ATTCAAGCTGAAATTATAGATCTTTAGACGGCGGCAAACGGGACTTTGGGAACTTTAACCTCAAAATTATGGCCACTATACAAAAAAGCATGGTAATAAGTGTAATAACACTACCCAGCTGATAGTATTTTGAGATATAGTAAAATTTAATTGTATGTTTGCCAGGATTAAGCGGAATTGCTCTTAATGTATGATAAGCACGATAAACTGGGGTCTTTACACCATCAACCTCACATTGCCAATCAGGATGGTAATTTTCGCTTAAAACTAAAAATCCAAAACTATTTAATTCCGCATCTATAATTATCTGATTAGGTGTATATTTAACAATCTTTGCCGTTCCGGAAAAACTCTCAGTAGCGGGTGAAACATCAGGAATTAAAACTGAATCAGATAAAATTACAATTTGTGAGGGATCAAAACGTGGGTCTTTTAATAAATTTATGATTTCTTGTTTGTCAGCCATTATTTTATACTTGAAAGCAACAAAAGCCCGTGGCAATATCTTATTGTTTTTGTAAATAACATTACGTCGGCCAACGTAAACCATTTCGAATTCTGGGCGATTTACAAAATTTTTTAGCTCTCTTATAATTTGTTGAATCGATATATCATATTTTGATATATCTTCAGGTAAAGGAACACTTATAATATACTTGATATTAAGCAGATTTAAGAAATTAGAGTACAAAAAATTTGGAGCAGAATACATAACTGTTTGCCCAGCACCAATAAAGTCTTGATAGGTTTGTAAGGGGTTCGGACAGTATCCGCCAGCGCTCTGAATATTGTGAATATCAAATATACCGTCGTTAGAACGTTCATAGTAGAGCGGATGAACTCGATGAAGCGTAGTATCCGTTTTTAAAAACTTAATGACTTCATCAGGGGCATAGTAAATGCTGGGATGTTCAACAACTTTTAAAAATTTTCGATCAATCCGCCATAAGTCAAATAAAATAAGAGGGATTAATAAAGTTAACAATTTATTATGGCTGATCTTCTGATGTAAAAAACTATAAACTAAACTAATTGTAATTACAATTAATAAACCTGCAATGAGGCTACCTTGCCAAAAAATAGGGAGGTTATTATGAAAAGCTTTAAGCTTATCCGCGTTATTAATATGTGCTCCAATGTTATTCTTGGCCATAATAAAAAGTAAAATCAATACAAGAAAACATACAACTGTAACGAAAAAAAGGCATTTTATTTTTTTTCTTAATTGACCTGCCACTTTCTTGTCCTGTTGAGAACTAGAAAGATACTGTAAACCAATAGCACCCATTACTACTGTTGAAAAAACAACAAGATAAAATGCCATTGAAGGTCCTCGAAACCGTTTTACTCCTGGTAAAACATAATAAATAAGCTTAAAAAATGGCGTATGACCTCCCAATGCAATCAGAGTAACGACGATTGCGCTTCCCAGAAAAAATTTCATCCTGGAATCTTTAAACTTTGTCGCAATACCAAGAATAGCTAATAAAACAACTATAATACTAAAATATTCTGTATGAAGCTTAAATGGATTTTGACCCCAATAGTTTTCTAGTATACCGCTAAATTCCGGAACAATTAAATCGAATAACTCTGAAATTGGCAAAGACCATGAAGAAGCAAATTCATATCCGCGGATTTCGCCCCGGGCACCATATTTTAAATTGGCTAATAGCGGTAAATAATTTACGGCTAAAAGGCCTATAGCAATAATAACGCTTAATACTACATAACCGACAAGTTTTATTTTTTCTGTCCTGGTATTTACTTTCCAATTTTCAATAAACTTTACAATAAAGTAAACAAATGCAAGCCATATTCCATAATAAGTAAGCTGAAAATGAGCATGCGTCATACTGAAACCAGCAACGGCCGCAGCGAAAACAAACCAGTAAACGCTTTTCGTTAATATTCCTTTATTCCAAAAGAAAAACGCTAAAGGAAATAATGCTATCGACAACATTCGTCCTTCATGGCCAGCATAAGTAGTTGAAACCAAATTCCCACAAAACATATACGCAATTCCGCCCAGTAACGAGATACCATTTGAAATATCTAAGGATTTTAGAAATAAATACATACCAATACCAGCAATCATCATTCCGATCACAAATAAATATGTCCAAAACAAATGAGTTGGAATAATAAGCCTGATAAAAGGATATATTGTGGCAACATCTCCATAGGGACCGGTAACTGTTGGTAATCCACCGAAAATATAGTTATACCACATAGGAATAGCTTTAAATTTTGCAATTTGCTTGGTAATAACTTCTCGCGCTGGATAACCACCTAATAACCAGTCTGAACCATACATCATTTTCGAGCCAGTTAACAGGCTAGGTGCAAAAACCAAAAAGTATACTATCGGGAGGACTAATAAAACCAATATAGCTGTTTTATCAGATAAAATAAACGTTTTATGATGTTGATTAAGTTTCCGCTCTTTCGTTGCCATAAAACTCCCTTATTACATTTTTATACATTTCGTAATATTCTTTGCCCATCTTTTCTAAACTAAAATGCTCCATAATTCGTTTTCGGCCTTTAAGTCCCATTTCTATCCGCATAGTTTCATTATCAGCTAACATTTTAATCTTGTCAACAAAATCATTGACATCGTCCATTTTACATAAAAAACCGGTTTCACCATCAATTACAATTTCCGGTAATGATGAACAGTTCGTTGTTACTACAGGCTTAGCACACGCCATTGCCTCGGCCGCAGCATAACCAAATCCTTCAAGTCGAGTTGGCAAAAGACAAATATCACAAAGATTGTACCAATAAACTAGTTCTTTTTGAGAAAGTTTACCTAGTGGTATCATTCGATTGCCACGGAAAATTTTTCTCGCCGTTCTTAAACCGGTTGTATAAAAAAGCAAAAATTTGTCGCTTAGTTGGTCCATTATTTGTGGGAGCAAATCAGCACCTTTTCGGATAGTTAAATTACCAACAAACAATAATTTTATTTTATCGTAATAAGGGCTACAATCAATCTGTATTGGTTGATATATATTGGTATCAATGCCGCAGTAAATTGTTTTAATGTTTTTAATATCTTTTATTTCTTTTACGGTTAATTCTGTAAATTTACTGATCGCAACAGTAAAAGTTGCTTTGCCAATGGTTTCTTTTATGTATTTTAATATTTTGCGATAATAAATTTTTTTAAAATCCCGATAATATTTTTCTATAAAACCATCCGTAATAATATGTAACGCCGACACGATTAGTGGTTTATTTTTAACATAAAACGCAGTACCATACTCAATATTTGAGTGAATTATATCAAAAACTTCGTCAACTTTTATAAAGCTCGATAATAATTTAGGATAAATTGACCAAAAACGATGGTATGATAATTTGGCCGTCCCAACGCCAAGTGCATTTTGACTTTGTTGTAAATTATTAAAATAAACATCACCGCCGGACTTGCCAGTCAATATACAATAAAGAATTTTCATAAATATTTTTTTAAACTGCGCAAATATATAAGAAAATAAAAAATTTCTCCAATTGTTCCCCAAATTCTCACTAAAATTGCGGTTATGGCTGCAATTCCTGAAGGCAAAATAAACGAGAGAAAATAACTAAAAATTCCTTCCTTAACTCCTAAGCCGGCCGGGGTAATTATACTTAAAAATCCCATAACCCACGAAAAAGCATGTAATCCGGCGACAGACAATATAAATTTGGGACTAAGTTTATAAAAAGAATTAATAAGAAAAAAAACGCCAATTCCCTGTAATATCCACGATAAAGTATAAAGTGCTAATAGAATAATGATCTGAAAATAACTTGGCATGATATCGATCATCGGACGTTTCGATAATTTCAAAAAAAAATTAGTAACTCTTATAAAAATCTGCGGATAAATAATTATAAAACAGACCGGAATTAGTAATAAATAATATGTGGATACACGCCATTTTAGCTGTGTCGCTGTGGTTATTAAAAATAGTATGGCACCTCCCAATAAAGATAAAATTGTCTCCAAAGTAACCGTAATTACACAATTATGCTCAGAAATATTTTCTTTCTTAGCTAAATAAATTTTACCGGCAATCCCCCAAATCTTGCCTGGCACATATTTAGGAAGTGTTGCTAGGGCGTTGATTTGTAACGCCTTAGATAAACTAATATTTTCACTAAGCATCGCTAGGTTTTTTTTCCAGCTAAAGGCAGTAAGAATTAAAGTAATGAACATAAAAAAAAACGAAAACACCAGATAAAACCACTGAAATTGTAAATGCGCTGTTTTTACACTATACCAGTTGGTGTATAGCAAGCGAAAAATGAAGTAAAAGCATGCTAATACTATAAGAATACCTAAAATTCTGGTAAGTTTCTGCGTTTTCATTGGGTATTTTTCTGGGCAAGAATAAAAATACAGCGTAGTAAAGCGCCGCGAGTTCGACTAAAACGAGTTGGATCAATAAATAATTTAATAAGAGGATAGAGAATCCAATATCCTAAATTATTGTATAACCAGCCGAGAGCACTTAAAATTGTTCCCTGCCACCCAATTTTCCACCCCCCTAAATATTTACTAAAAACAATTTTAAACCCAGCATCCATCAACAGCTGTCGTGTTCGAGTTTCGGTAGTAATAAATGAATGAGTATAATCACCATCGTAAAAAAACGACGGGGAGTGTATATAATCTGGCGCCACGATACATACATAACCTTGTGGCTTGAGCACACGCCGTATTTCGCTAATTAACTCAAGAACCTTTTCGTTAGTCGCCATATGTTCTAAAATATGCGAGAGATGAACATAGTGGAATTGATTGTCTGAGCAAGGTATCGGAGGCACAAAAGCTTTTATAGGTTTTACCCCCATCGCTATTAGCTTCTGACTGTATTTATCATTAGGTTCAATTGCCGTATAATTAAGTTTATGTTTTAGACAGCGCTCAGCAAACTCGCCGTTTCCTGCTCCGATGTCTAAAATCTCACAACTTTCTTTTAGGTATGGTTTTATCGCGCTGAATATCGTATCGTTTGCTTTTTCAACAATCCACTGCCCAATCGAAGTTCGAGCAACTGTGCTTTTAAAATCATAAAAAGCCATCTTCCCAAGGCCTATACCATTTATTTAAACGGAAGAATTTTATTAAATTTTGTTGCTAACTGACTAATTGTTTCGTTTTCATCAACTTTGATTTTATACGGGCTGCGGTATTTTTGTGGAGCAGGTGTCGTTTAACTGCTTTATCGATTGCTGATTGGACGATCGGAAGTTTCTTTTGGTATTCTTCAGGATTTTCGATCTTTTTTAGTTCCTTTAACATTTTTTTGAGTCTTATTTTTTGAACGCGATTTCTCTCGCGTCTTTTTCTGTTTTGTCTAATTCTTTTAAGAACTGATCGTGATCTTTTAGCCATAGTGCATACTCCTTATAGTCTTATTAAGATATGCCGGGGGGCGGAATCGAACCGCCCACACCGGGATTTTCAGTCCCGTGCTCTACCAACTGAGCTACCCCGGCAATAAATTAAAACTTAGTTAATTTTACTCTAAAAATTCATTTTGTCAAGATTAAGCACGATCCAATTGAATAGCCTAAAAACAATTTTATCCTAATGCTTATTAGATTATATCTGGTAAGTAAAAGTACCCAGCTACGGCCTAAACTATTGACTAATTTGGTGCAAAAAGAAGATACTCAATATCAATTGAAATCTCGCTGGCTATATCTACAATATCAATATACCCCATCCTCCGAGGTATACCCCCGGACCGTGGGGATACGGTACCGGGAACGGTTTTTTAAATATCCTTTTTGGTCAATAATATCAAATACGTACCTGAATTTTAATGGTTTTTTAAGATTTTACTTGTCATTTTCTCTTGACAATTAACTGGTTCTAATAGAAAATATAGTAATGACTAAGGCCGAGGCTAAAAAACGAATCGAAGAGCTCCGTAAAGAGATCAATTATCATAACTATCGATACTATGTTTTAAACGATCCGGTAATTTCTGATTATGAGTATGACCAATTATTAAAAGAATTAATTGAACTAGAAAAACAGTTTCCTGAATTTATCACGCCAGATTCACCAACCCAAAGAGTCGGTGGGGAACCCTTAAAAGAATTTAAACCAGTGACTCATTCGCCACCGATGTTAAGTCTCGATAATACCTATTCTTACGAAGAACTAGAAGAATTCGACCGCCGGATCCGCAAAGCCGTATCTGATATCCATTATATTGTAGAACAAAAAGTCGACGGCGTTGCTGTATCTTTAATATATCAAGATGGAAAGTTTATTCAAGGCGCAACTCGCGGCGATGGAACAACTGGTGACGATATCACTCAAAACCTTAAGACGATTAAAACTATTCCGTTGCAACTATTAACCGATGATCCTCGATTATTAAACATTGAAGTCCGTGGCGAAGTCTATCTTACCAAGAAACAGTTTGCGGAACTTAATAAAGAACGGGAAGAAGCCGGGGAAATGCTCTTTGCCAACCCCCGTAATGCTGCGGCTGGCAGTCTAAAATTATTAGATCCTAAATTAGTTGCCGAACGCAAATTGGACATTTTTGTTCATACAATTCCGAAACCGCCATCACGTGAATATACCTCGGATTATCAAATGCTTGAGACCCTAAAGAAAATTGGTTTTAAGGTTATCCCCCATTCGGAACGGTTCACTAGTATAAAGCAAGTTATTGAATATTGCGAAAAGTGGCAAGAGGAACGTCATAAATTGCCATACGAAGTAGATGGCATGGTTATAAAAGTTGACGAATTCTTAGCTCGGGAAAAACTAGGCGAAACCCAAAAGAGTCCCCGTTGGGCTGTGGCCTACAAATATCCACCAATGCAGGCAACCACGCAAATTATTGATGTGTTATTTAGTGTTGGACGAACCGGCGTAATAACCCCAGTAGCTAAGATGAAGCCGGTATTTCTATCGGGCTCAACAATTTCTAGCGCTACCCTGCATAATTTTGATGAAATAAAACGAAAAGACATCCGAGTTGGCGATACGGTAATTATTGAAAAAGCTGGCGAAGTGATTCCTCAGGTTGTCAAGGTAGTTGTTGACAAAAGAACCGGTAAAGAACGCAAA from candidate division WOR-3 bacterium carries:
- the rpsT gene encoding 30S ribosomal protein S20; the protein is MAKRSRSVLKRIRQNRKRRERNRVQKIRLKKMLKELKKIENPEEYQKKLPIVQSAIDKAVKRHLLHKNTAARIKSKLMKTKQLVS
- a CDS encoding YfhO family protein, whose product is MATKERKLNQHHKTFILSDKTAILVLLVLPIVYFLVFAPSLLTGSKMMYGSDWLLGGYPAREVITKQIAKFKAIPMWYNYIFGGLPTVTGPYGDVATIYPFIRLIIPTHLFWTYLFVIGMMIAGIGMYLFLKSLDISNGISLLGGIAYMFCGNLVSTTYAGHEGRMLSIALFPLAFFFWNKGILTKSVYWFVFAAAVAGFSMTHAHFQLTYYGIWLAFVYFIVKFIENWKVNTRTEKIKLVGYVVLSVIIAIGLLAVNYLPLLANLKYGARGEIRGYEFASSWSLPISELFDLIVPEFSGILENYWGQNPFKLHTEYFSIIVVLLAILGIATKFKDSRMKFFLGSAIVVTLIALGGHTPFFKLIYYVLPGVKRFRGPSMAFYLVVFSTVVMGAIGLQYLSSSQQDKKVAGQLRKKIKCLFFVTVVCFLVLILLFIMAKNNIGAHINNADKLKAFHNNLPIFWQGSLIAGLLIVITISLVYSFLHQKISHNKLLTLLIPLILFDLWRIDRKFLKVVEHPSIYYAPDEVIKFLKTDTTLHRVHPLYYERSNDGIFDIHNIQSAGGYCPNPLQTYQDFIGAGQTVMYSAPNFLYSNFLNLLNIKYIISVPLPEDISKYDISIQQIIRELKNFVNRPEFEMVYVGRRNVIYKNNKILPRAFVAFKYKIMADKQEIINLLKDPRFDPSQIVILSDSVLIPDVSPATESFSGTAKIVKYTPNQIIIDAELNSFGFLVLSENYHPDWQCEVDGVKTPVYRAYHTLRAIPLNPGKHTIKFYYISKYYQLGSVITLITMLFCIVAIILRLKFPKSRLPPSKDL
- a CDS encoding class I SAM-dependent methyltransferase, whose product is MAFYDFKSTVARTSIGQWIVEKANDTIFSAIKPYLKESCEILDIGAGNGEFAERCLKHKLNYTAIEPNDKYSQKLIAMGVKPIKAFVPPIPCSDNQFHYVHLSHILEHMATNEKVLELISEIRRVLKPQGYVCIVAPDYIHSPSFFYDGDYTHSFITTETRTRQLLMDAGFKIVFSKYLGGWKIGWQGTILSALGWLYNNLGYWILYPLIKLFIDPTRFSRTRGALLRCIFILAQKNTQ
- a CDS encoding glycosyltransferase family 4 protein, translating into MKILYCILTGKSGGDVYFNNLQQSQNALGVGTAKLSYHRFWSIYPKLLSSFIKVDEVFDIIHSNIEYGTAFYVKNKPLIVSALHIITDGFIEKYYRDFKKIYYRKILKYIKETIGKATFTVAISKFTELTVKEIKDIKNIKTIYCGIDTNIYQPIQIDCSPYYDKIKLLFVGNLTIRKGADLLPQIMDQLSDKFLLFYTTGLRTARKIFRGNRMIPLGKLSQKELVYWYNLCDICLLPTRLEGFGYAAAEAMACAKPVVTTNCSSLPEIVIDGETGFLCKMDDVNDFVDKIKMLADNETMRIEMGLKGRKRIMEHFSLEKMGKEYYEMYKNVIREFYGNERAET
- the ligA gene encoding NAD-dependent DNA ligase LigA — its product is MTKAEAKKRIEELRKEINYHNYRYYVLNDPVISDYEYDQLLKELIELEKQFPEFITPDSPTQRVGGEPLKEFKPVTHSPPMLSLDNTYSYEELEEFDRRIRKAVSDIHYIVEQKVDGVAVSLIYQDGKFIQGATRGDGTTGDDITQNLKTIKTIPLQLLTDDPRLLNIEVRGEVYLTKKQFAELNKEREEAGEMLFANPRNAAAGSLKLLDPKLVAERKLDIFVHTIPKPPSREYTSDYQMLETLKKIGFKVIPHSERFTSIKQVIEYCEKWQEERHKLPYEVDGMVIKVDEFLAREKLGETQKSPRWAVAYKYPPMQATTQIIDVLFSVGRTGVITPVAKMKPVFLSGSTISSATLHNFDEIKRKDIRVGDTVIIEKAGEVIPQVVKVVVDKRTGKERKILPPQKCPVCQSKLVREADEVALRCINASCPAQIKGRLLHFASRSAMDIEGLGTVLVNTLVDKKLVKDFADLYHLRYEDLIKLERMGDKSVKNLLSAIEKSKSRPYRNVLYALGIRHVGLHTAQVLTTAFPSIEKLQNATFEEISSVMGIGPTVAESIKNFFSDKENLRLIERLKKVGLKFSEKQEEIRKKPLAGKTFVITGTLKNYTREQATELIFRLGGNVSSSVSKKTDYLIVGAEPGSKYDKAKALGIKMISEEEFLKMISEK
- a CDS encoding lysylphosphatidylglycerol synthase transmembrane domain-containing protein, with product MKTQKLTRILGILIVLACFYFIFRLLYTNWYSVKTAHLQFQWFYLVFSFFFMFITLILTAFSWKKNLAMLSENISLSKALQINALATLPKYVPGKIWGIAGKIYLAKKENISEHNCVITVTLETILSLLGGAILFLITTATQLKWRVSTYYLLLIPVCFIIIYPQIFIRVTNFFLKLSKRPMIDIMPSYFQIIILLALYTLSWILQGIGVFFLINSFYKLSPKFILSVAGLHAFSWVMGFLSIITPAGLGVKEGIFSYFLSFILPSGIAAITAILVRIWGTIGEIFYFLIYLRSLKKYL